In Crassostrea angulata isolate pt1a10 chromosome 4, ASM2561291v2, whole genome shotgun sequence, one genomic interval encodes:
- the LOC128179437 gene encoding uncharacterized protein LOC128179437 produces the protein MATTKSNAVLFTTIIYVVYTIGPIASQKSFRYDENLYQDQDETLVEKRQFDRLASGLIGKRRLDSVASGLVGKRRLDTIASGLVGKRRLDSIASGLVGKRRLDSIASGLVGKRRLDSIASGLVGKRRLDSIASGLVGKRRLDSIADGLVGKRKMDYHSNTYPDFPAAEKRMMDSLASGLVGKRMMDSLASGLVGKRTMDSLASGLVGKRTLDSLASGLVGKRQSFPDFSKGGNEED, from the exons ATGGCGACAACAAAATCAAATGCAGTTTTGTTTACAAC AATTATTTATGTCGTTTACACAATCGGACCAATTGCGAGTCAGAAAAGTTTTAGATATGACGAAAACTTGTACCAAGATCAAGACGAAACGCTTGTTGAAAAACGACAATTTGACAGACTTGCGTCCGGGCTTATTGGAAAGAGGAGATTAGACTCAGTGGCTAGTGGCTTAGTTGGAAAAAGACGCTTAGATACCATCGCAAGCGGATTAGTTGGAAAAAGACGACTCGATTCCATCGCGAGCGGATTAGTTGGAAAAAGACGACTCGATTCCATCGCGAGCGGATTAGTTGGAAAACGTCGGCTCGATTCCATTGCAAGCGGACTGGTTGGAAAACGTCGTCTGGATTCCATTGCAAGCGGACTGGTTGGAAAACGCCGACTTGATTCTATTGCAGATGGGCTTGTTGGGAAAAGGAAAATGGACTATCATTCAAACACTTATCCAGATTTTCCTGCCGCGGAGAAAAGGATGATGGATTCCCTTGCAAGTGGATTGGTTGGTAAGCGTATGATGGATTCCTTAGCAAGTGGGCTGGTGGGAAAGAGGACAATGGATTCATTAGCCAGCGGACTGGTGGGGAAACGCACCCTTGATTCCCTTGCTAGTGGTCTAGTTGGCAAAAGGCAAAGTTTTCCTGATTTTTCGAAAGGCGGAAACGAAGAGGACTGA